A single genomic interval of Methylophilales bacterium MBRSF5 harbors:
- a CDS encoding phytoene dehydrogenase, with the protein MKTTVIGSGFGGIAAALRLRAMGHEVTLLEKLDEVGGRAQQFKREKYIHDAGPTVITAPNLFYELFELFNENLEDYLEFKPLDPWYRFYFVNGFEFDYVPDREQMLEQIQRINPKDVDGYNRMLKKAQEIFEIGYQELADKPFHKLSTMIKHAPDILRLKGYQSVYKFVSTYLSDQNLRNVFSIQPLLVGGNPFQTSSIYALIHALEQKWGIYFAMGGMAKVVEELKNLMIRQGVTIKTNHEVEKLEVNGKKISRVHIKNQASINTDLLVSNSDPITVNSIFLGEEKKSIQNRFLKKYAKHSMGLFVLFFGTKKTYPKIAHHTIWMGPRYKELLNDIFNKKVLAEDFSIYLHRPTATDQSFAPKNHDSFYALVPVPNLQADISWDEIKNEYANKVVKALGKTIMPDLEKYIDDLFVMTPNDFKESYMTPHGSGFSIAPILTQSAWFRTHNKDDYYKNLFYVGAGTHPGAGVPGVLNSAKVVERILNER; encoded by the coding sequence ATGAAAACAACTGTGATTGGTTCAGGTTTTGGAGGAATAGCAGCCGCATTAAGATTGCGAGCGATGGGCCATGAGGTGACGTTATTGGAAAAACTAGATGAAGTTGGAGGAAGGGCACAGCAATTCAAAAGAGAAAAGTATATTCATGATGCAGGACCAACAGTGATCACAGCCCCAAACTTATTTTACGAATTGTTTGAATTGTTCAATGAAAACCTTGAGGATTATCTTGAATTTAAACCATTAGATCCATGGTATAGATTCTATTTTGTAAATGGATTTGAATTTGATTATGTGCCTGATCGTGAACAAATGCTGGAACAAATACAACGGATCAACCCAAAAGATGTGGATGGGTATAACCGAATGTTAAAAAAAGCACAAGAAATATTTGAAATAGGTTACCAAGAGCTTGCGGATAAACCATTTCATAAATTATCAACAATGATCAAACATGCTCCAGATATTCTGAGATTAAAGGGATACCAGTCGGTCTATAAGTTTGTCTCGACTTACCTAAGTGATCAAAATTTGCGAAATGTATTTTCAATTCAACCATTACTGGTCGGCGGTAACCCATTTCAAACATCATCGATATATGCATTGATCCATGCGTTGGAACAAAAATGGGGTATTTATTTTGCCATGGGAGGTATGGCAAAAGTTGTGGAAGAATTAAAAAATTTAATGATTAGACAGGGCGTCACCATAAAAACAAATCATGAGGTAGAGAAATTAGAAGTAAATGGAAAAAAAATATCCAGAGTTCACATTAAGAACCAAGCGTCTATTAATACTGATTTATTAGTTTCTAACTCTGACCCAATCACTGTAAATTCTATCTTTTTAGGAGAAGAAAAAAAATCAATCCAAAACAGATTCTTGAAAAAATATGCAAAACATTCCATGGGCTTATTTGTATTATTCTTTGGAACAAAAAAAACTTATCCAAAGATTGCACATCATACTATATGGATGGGACCACGCTATAAAGAATTACTAAATGATATTTTTAATAAGAAAGTTTTAGCAGAAGACTTCTCAATCTATCTGCATAGACCAACAGCTACAGATCAAAGCTTTGCGCCAAAAAATCATGATAGTTTCTATGCCTTAGTCCCAGTGCCAAATTTACAAGCAGATATATCATGGGATGAAATAAAAAATGAATATGCAAACAAGGTGGTCAAAGCATTAGGTAAAACAATTATGCCTGACTTAGAAAAATATATTGATGATCTATTCGTAATGACACCTAATGACTTTAAAGAATCTTATATGACACCACATGGTTCGGGCTTTTCAATTGCTCCAATCCTCACCCAATCAGCATGGTTTAGAACACACAATAAAGATGATTATTATAAAAATTTATTCTATGTTGGGGCCGGTACTCATCCCGGTGCAGGTGTTCCTGGCGTATTAAATTCTGCCAAAGTTGTAGAAAGAATATTAAATGAGCGATAG
- a CDS encoding xanthorhodopsin, with protein MEVGGYNLVYNSLSFAIATFGAATVFFFAQRSQVAPAYKTALSLSGLVCLIAFYHYLRMFESFNDAYTLVNGTVEATGAQFNDAYRYVDWLLTVPLLLLELVLVMRLSKEETYSKGTKLALAAAVMVILGYPGEVITDPSMYGDRWMWWVLAMIPFVYIVWDLVSGLGASISKQPKAVQGLVSKARTLTILSWCFYPIVFVFPMIGLQADPGAVNPAIQVGYTVADVVAKALFGVMIYMIAQRKSDAGA; from the coding sequence ATGGAAGTAGGCGGATATAATTTAGTCTATAACTCACTGTCATTCGCAATCGCAACATTTGGTGCGGCTACAGTATTCTTTTTTGCTCAGCGTTCTCAAGTCGCTCCAGCATACAAAACTGCGCTATCCCTATCAGGATTAGTTTGTTTAATCGCTTTTTATCATTATCTAAGAATGTTTGAAAGTTTCAATGATGCTTATACATTAGTTAATGGTACTGTTGAAGCAACAGGTGCTCAATTCAATGACGCTTATCGTTACGTGGATTGGTTACTAACTGTGCCTCTATTACTTCTTGAGTTAGTCTTGGTTATGAGACTATCAAAAGAGGAAACATATTCTAAAGGTACTAAATTAGCTTTAGCTGCTGCAGTAATGGTCATCTTAGGTTACCCAGGTGAAGTAATTACCGATCCATCTATGTACGGTGATCGTTGGATGTGGTGGGTACTAGCTATGATTCCGTTTGTATACATTGTATGGGATCTAGTTAGCGGCCTTGGCGCATCAATCAGCAAACAGCCAAAAGCTGTTCAAGGTCTTGTTAGTAAAGCAAGAACTTTAACTATTTTGTCATGGTGCTTCTACCCAATCGTTTTCGTTTTCCCAATGATTGGTTTACAAGCAGACCCAGGTGCTGTTAACCCTGCAATTCAAGTAGGTTACACAGTTGCTGACGTGGTTGCAAAAGCACTATTTGGTGTAATGATTTATATGATTGCTCAGCGTAAGTCTGATGCAGGTGCATAA